The Mangifera indica cultivar Alphonso chromosome 8, CATAS_Mindica_2.1, whole genome shotgun sequence genome has a window encoding:
- the LOC123224044 gene encoding probable transcription factor At4g00390: protein MEYEKRPHDSVEGDESKGQMNPTKKTKQHSSTKTFWSEDEEISILNTAIQFSNLKGLDPTAHGNRTQFYTFIKQSFSYHDFSKRQVRKKLKSLKKNFERNVVESKAFSDPHQNKVFELSLNLWGSKSISKDTPATANEEVQDATQIGSEVEEEGRVCDV, encoded by the coding sequence ATGGAGTACGAAAAGAGGCCTCATGATAGTGTGGAAGGTGATGAATCAAAAGGCCAAATGAACCCCACCAAAAAGACAAAGCAACACTCATCAACTAAGACCTTTTGGAGTGAGGATGAAGAGATTTCAATCCTAAACACTGCAAtccaattttcaaatctaaaagGACTCGACCCAACTGCCCATGGCAACAGGACTCAATTTTATACATTCATCAAACAATCATTTTCCTATCATGATTTTTCCAAACGCCAAGTTCGCAAAAAATTGAAAAGCCTAAAGAAAAATTTCGAAAGAAATGTTGTCGAATCAAAGGCCTTTTCAGATCCACATCAAAACAAAGTGTTTGAGCTTTCTCTCAACTTATGGGGAAGCAAAAGCATAAGCAAAGATACTCCTGCTACTGCCAATGAAGAGGTCCAAGACGCAACTCAAATTGGTAGTGAAGTTGAAGAAGAGGGAAGAGTTTGTGATGTTTGA